The genomic window TCAGGTCCATCAGGCGCCCGGCCTTGGCGAAGCCGACTCGCAGCTTGCGCTGCAGCATCGAGGTCGACCCGAACTGGGTGGTGATGACCTGCTCGGCCGCCTGCAACAACAGATCCAGGTCGTCGCCGATGTCCTCATCGACCTGCTTCTTGGCGGGCGCGACGGTCACGTCCTCGCGATAGACCGGCTTGAGCTGGGCTGTGACGTGCTTGACGACTCCCTGGATCTCGGACTCGGCGACCCAGGCGCCCTGCACGCGCATCGGCTTGGAGGCACCCATCGGCAGGAACAACGCATCACCCTGGCCGATCAGCTTCTCGGCACCCGGCATGTCCAGCACCACGCGACTGTCTGTGACGGACGACGTGGCAAACGCCATCCGGGACGGCACGTTGGCCTTGATCAGCCCGGTGACCACGTCCACGGAGGGACGCTGGGTGGCCAGCACCAGGTGGATGCCGGCGGCGCGGGCCAGCTGGGTGATCCGCACGACCGACTCCTCGACGTCGCGTGGTGCGACCATCATCAGGTCGGCCAGCTCGTCGACGACGACGAGCAGATAGGGGTAGGGCTGCAGCACTCTCTCGGAGCCGGGCGGCGGGGTGACCTTGCCGGCGCGGATCGCCTTGTTGAAGTCGTCGATGTGCTTGAACCCGAACGCGGAGAGGTCGTCGTAGCGGGTGTCCATCTCCTTGACCACCCACGCCAGGGCCTCGGCGGCCTTCTTGGGGTTGGTGATGATCGGCGTGATCAGGTGCGGGATGCCTTCATAGGCCGTCAGCTCCACCCGCTTGGGGTCCACCAGGACCATGCGGACCTCGTCGGGGGTGGCGCGCATCAGGATCGAGGTGATCATCGAGTTGATGAAGCTGGACTTGCCGGACCCGGTCGCACCGGCCACCAGGGTGTGCGGCATCTTGGCCAGGTTGGCGATGACATAACCGCCCTCGACGTCCTTGCCGACGCCCATCACCATGGGGTGGGTGTTGTTGCGGGCGGCGTTGGAGCGCAGCACATCACCGAGCGCGACATTCTCGCGGTCGGCATTGGGGATCTCGACACCCACCGCGGACTTGCCCGGGATCGGCGAGAGGATGCGCACCTCGGCCGAGGCGACCGAGTAGGCGATGTTCTTGGACAGGGCGGTGATCCGCTCGACCTTGACACCGGGGCCGAGCTCGACCTCGTAGCGGGTGACCGTCGGGCCGCGCATGAAGCCGGTGACCTGGGCGTCGACGCCGAAGTCCTCGAGGACGCCGGTGAGCGCGTCGACCACCTTGTCGTTGGCCGCCGAACGGGACTTGTGCGGGGGGCCCTCGACGAGGAGCGAGTTCTCGGGGAGGGTATAGGTCACATCTCCGGCCAGCATCAGCTGCTCGACACGCTGCGGGAGCGGGGCGGTCGGCGGTGCGACGAGGGTCTCCTTGGCCTCCGCGCCGGCCGGATCGGGACGCTTCTGACCCGGGCGCAGGATCGGCTGGGTGTCGTCCGACCCGGGCTTGCTCGAGGCGGTCTTCCCGGCCTTGGCGGCACTGCCGCTGCCCTGCTCCTGGGCGGCCGCGTCCTCGCGCTGCTTGCGGGCGAAGGCCTTGGTGCGCAACGACTTGGCCGAACCCGGCTGCACCTCGGCAGCCTGCTCGAAGGCCTCATCTCCATCGCGCTCGCCCGGCACCTCGACCCGGCGGCGGCGGCCCGGACGGGACGGCGCGGGCTCCGCGTCGTCGGGCGTCTCGAAGAGGGCGGACTCCAGGTCGCGCAGCCGCTGCGGGATCCGGTGCAACGGGGTCGCGGTGATCACCAGGATGCCGAAGACTGCCAGCAGGCTGAGCAGCGCGATCGTGCCATAGCTGGTCAGCGCGGCCGTGATGGGGCTGGCCACGATGAAGCCGACCACCCCACCTGCGTTCTGCAGCGCTGCCTGACCCTCGCTGTAGTCCGGGGCTCCGAGGGCGACGTGCGTCAGACCGGTCGCGGCCAGCCCGAGCGCGATGGTGCCGACGGCCATCCGGTGGTTCGCGGCGGTGCTGGCGGGCGCCCGCAGCAACCGCATCGCAAAAAGGAAGAGCACGATGGGCAGAGCCAGCCCGACCCGCCCGAAGGTCCCGGCGGTGACGGCGTGGATGGCGGTGCCGAGCGCGCCCTGCAGGTCCCACCACTCGCGCAGCGCGATGATGACCGACAGCGCCAGGAGCAGGAAGCCCAGTCCGTCACGCCGGTGGCCCGGGTCCTCGCCCTCCTGGGAGCTCATCGATCTCACCGCTCCTCCGGTTGCTGTTGCCATGCCCATCCACGTCCCTCGTGCCACCCGCCAGGGCAGCGGTGCCCGACCGTCTCTCGGCCGGCTCGTGCGCGCGCCACTCCTGGGAGCGCCGCGCGAGCTGGAGCTGCGACCACCGGAGGCCCGGCTGCTCGCACTGCCCCTGCCGCTGGTCCTGCCCGTCGCCATGGAGCTCCCCGTCGCCCTGGAGCCGCCCGTCGAGCGGCTCTGGGGCGCGCGGGAGCCGCTTCCGGTCGTCTTGCTGCCGGCGCGGGATCGGGTCGTCGCAGTCTTCGCCACGTTCGCACGGTACTTGACTTTCACCTGCGCATCACGCGTCACACGCGCAACGGCCCAATGTGTTCGGGAGCGGCAGCTCTGCTGACCGCTACCCACCCGGGCTGGACCCGCCTCGCACAGCTCCCTGACGGCGCGGGTCGAGCACTAGACTTCGACCCTAGCGAAGGTCCAGCGAAACGGTTGCTATCCCTCGAAAGCAATCTAAACCCTTGACGTAACTTGTCAAGATTATTCCTTGCTATTGGTGGCGATCAAGGTAGACTCTTGGCATGGCTCGACAGAGTTCACCGGCTCGGGCCACCCTGCTCGGCGACGTGATCGGCTC from Ornithinimicrobium cryptoxanthini includes these protein-coding regions:
- a CDS encoding DNA translocase FtsK; the protein is MSSQEGEDPGHRRDGLGFLLLALSVIIALREWWDLQGALGTAIHAVTAGTFGRVGLALPIVLFLFAMRLLRAPASTAANHRMAVGTIALGLAATGLTHVALGAPDYSEGQAALQNAGGVVGFIVASPITAALTSYGTIALLSLLAVFGILVITATPLHRIPQRLRDLESALFETPDDAEPAPSRPGRRRRVEVPGERDGDEAFEQAAEVQPGSAKSLRTKAFARKQREDAAAQEQGSGSAAKAGKTASSKPGSDDTQPILRPGQKRPDPAGAEAKETLVAPPTAPLPQRVEQLMLAGDVTYTLPENSLLVEGPPHKSRSAANDKVVDALTGVLEDFGVDAQVTGFMRGPTVTRYEVELGPGVKVERITALSKNIAYSVASAEVRILSPIPGKSAVGVEIPNADRENVALGDVLRSNAARNNTHPMVMGVGKDVEGGYVIANLAKMPHTLVAGATGSGKSSFINSMITSILMRATPDEVRMVLVDPKRVELTAYEGIPHLITPIITNPKKAAEALAWVVKEMDTRYDDLSAFGFKHIDDFNKAIRAGKVTPPPGSERVLQPYPYLLVVVDELADLMMVAPRDVEESVVRITQLARAAGIHLVLATQRPSVDVVTGLIKANVPSRMAFATSSVTDSRVVLDMPGAEKLIGQGDALFLPMGASKPMRVQGAWVAESEIQGVVKHVTAQLKPVYREDVTVAPAKKQVDEDIGDDLDLLLQAAEQVITTQFGSTSMLQRKLRVGFAKAGRLMDLMESRGIVGPSEGSKARDVLVPPDDLDVTLALLQGQEPPPEADTGGTDLDGSVDDVPYDAAHDVDEPTGPVPVVHQPREYADPLADDGQDHVEDDDDEDAWDLTGRE